A single window of Thermostichus vulcanus str. 'Rupite' DNA harbors:
- a CDS encoding phospholipase D-like domain-containing protein — protein MNGIPPWLRQIRRWLPWVALLLVLVVIGYWVGPRPRPYEREPELPTLDALPQHPRIRVEFNHSRESTYRDPYRQIYRYGYNLEELIVSQIRSAQSSVDIAVQELNLPLIAQALVERRQAGIPVRFITENTYVRAWHELTPAQVQALDERSRGKFEEYRNLVDVNRDGRFSEEEIATRDIYAVLDRGNVPWLDDTADGSKGSGLMHHKFVVIDGQKVLMGSANFTLSDIHGDFDSPGSVGNANHMVLLESPELARIYTDEFNTMWGDGPGGLPDSQFGVQKPRRPLETVYIADAIVGVHFSPTSRSLPYEATSNGIIAATLAQAQQQIDLALFVFTDQGIANQMKQLRRERNVEIRGVFDPGFAFRDYSRTLEMWGLLLPSENCTVDPVRLPWTLPAQSVGVPNLARTDKLHHKFGIIDPGTANATVITGSHNWSVAANHTNDENLLIIRNRVVVDNFVREFDRLITDARFGPSRRLQQRVEERSRLCPNPIPATASLPEPDLEGVEVEVIEVSQDSPLAPAAATTPTQSAATIRINVNTASAAELEQLPGVGPALAQRIIEARPFTSLEDLQRVNGIGPTRLEQLRDRVSW, from the coding sequence ATGAACGGGATCCCTCCGTGGTTACGGCAAATTCGCCGTTGGTTGCCGTGGGTAGCCTTGCTGCTGGTACTGGTGGTCATCGGTTACTGGGTCGGCCCCAGGCCCAGGCCCTATGAACGGGAGCCGGAGCTGCCCACCCTTGACGCTCTGCCTCAACATCCCCGCATTCGGGTGGAGTTTAACCACAGCCGCGAGAGCACCTATCGGGATCCCTATCGACAGATCTATCGCTACGGCTACAACTTAGAAGAGCTGATTGTGTCCCAGATCCGCTCTGCCCAAAGTTCAGTTGATATTGCCGTTCAAGAATTAAACCTGCCTCTGATCGCCCAAGCGTTGGTGGAGCGCCGTCAAGCGGGAATCCCGGTGCGTTTTATCACCGAAAACACCTATGTACGGGCCTGGCATGAGCTGACCCCCGCCCAAGTGCAGGCGCTAGACGAGCGCAGCCGCGGCAAATTTGAAGAGTACCGCAACCTGGTGGATGTGAACCGGGATGGCCGCTTTTCTGAAGAGGAAATTGCCACGCGGGATATCTATGCTGTGTTGGATCGGGGTAATGTGCCCTGGCTGGATGATACCGCCGACGGCTCCAAGGGGAGTGGCCTGATGCACCACAAGTTTGTCGTCATCGACGGGCAAAAGGTATTGATGGGATCCGCCAATTTCACCCTCTCCGATATCCACGGTGATTTTGACTCTCCCGGTAGTGTCGGCAATGCCAATCATATGGTGCTGTTGGAAAGCCCAGAGCTAGCTCGCATTTATACCGACGAATTCAACACCATGTGGGGGGATGGCCCTGGAGGATTGCCCGATAGCCAGTTTGGGGTGCAAAAGCCCAGACGACCTTTAGAAACCGTCTATATTGCCGATGCGATCGTGGGCGTGCATTTTTCTCCCACCAGCCGCTCCTTACCCTACGAAGCCACCTCCAACGGCATCATCGCCGCCACCCTAGCCCAAGCGCAGCAACAGATTGATCTGGCCCTATTTGTCTTTACGGATCAAGGCATTGCCAACCAGATGAAGCAACTGCGGCGGGAGCGCAACGTGGAGATTCGCGGGGTGTTCGATCCTGGTTTTGCCTTTCGGGATTACAGCCGCACGCTAGAGATGTGGGGCCTGCTGCTCCCCAGTGAAAATTGCACGGTGGATCCCGTGCGTTTGCCCTGGACTCTGCCGGCCCAATCGGTGGGAGTGCCAAACTTAGCTCGTACCGATAAACTGCACCACAAGTTCGGCATTATCGACCCCGGTACTGCCAATGCCACCGTCATCACCGGATCCCACAACTGGTCGGTGGCGGCTAACCACACCAACGATGAGAACCTGCTGATTATCCGCAATCGCGTGGTTGTGGATAATTTCGTGCGCGAGTTCGACCGTTTAATTACAGATGCTCGCTTTGGCCCCAGCCGCCGCCTACAACAACGGGTTGAAGAGAGATCCCGTCTGTGCCCCAACCCCATTCCCGCCACCGCTTCCTTGCCTGAACCGGATCTCGAAGGGGTGGAAGTGGAAGTGATTGAGGTTAGTCAAGATTCACCGCTCGCCCCGGCTGCTGCAACTACGCCCACCCAATCAGCAGCAACCATCCGCATCAACGTGAATACCGCCAGTGCTGCCGAACTGGAACAACTGCCTGGGGTTGGCCCTGCCCTTGCCCAGCGCATCATCGAGGCCCGTCCCTTTACCTCTCTAGAAGACTTGCAACGGGTCAATGGTATCGGCCCAACCCGACTGGAACAATTACGGGATCGAGTCAGTTGGTGA
- a CDS encoding zinc ribbon domain-containing protein codes for KRRAQLQQAGKYRALKRLERKEARWMRAVNHTVSRRIVRFAKAVNADVWMEDLSGIRQSRQSQKARSDAGKSRHTWSYYDLEWKTAYKLEMAGRTLHKRPAAYTSKTDHRTGLICSAGPEAIGKRSGHLFTGQDGYYCDADWNAAMNIAQWDGFACPLSLKEAVSVMGTVGSGDGVVGNPLNSLVLCTARSAMNPPQLQAVGS; via the coding sequence AGAAGCGTCGTGCCCAGTTGCAACAGGCGGGTAAATACCGAGCACTCAAGCGACTGGAGCGCAAAGAAGCCCGTTGGATGAGGGCAGTCAACCACACCGTTAGCCGCCGCATTGTACGGTTTGCCAAGGCGGTAAATGCGGATGTGTGGATGGAAGACCTCTCGGGTATCCGCCAATCCAGACAGAGCCAGAAGGCGCGTTCGGATGCCGGGAAATCGCGCCATACCTGGTCGTACTACGACTTGGAGTGGAAGACTGCCTACAAGCTAGAAATGGCGGGCAGAACCCTGCATAAACGTCCTGCTGCCTACACATCCAAAACCGACCACAGGACAGGATTGATCTGCTCCGCAGGGCCGGAGGCCATTGGGAAAAGGAGTGGGCATCTGTTCACCGGGCAGGACGGGTATTACTGTGATGCCGACTGGAATGCCGCAATGAACATTGCCCAGTGGGATGGATTCGCGTGTCCTCTGAGTCTAAAAGAAGCCGTATCTGTAATGGGTACGGTCGGCTCAGGGGATGGGGTAGTTGGCAATCCCCTGAACTCCCTCGTGCTCTGCACGGCACGGAGTGCTATGAATCCTCCACAGCTTCAAGCTGTGGGGAGCTAG
- a CDS encoding serine/threonine protein kinase: protein MGSSISVASLNWVAENFSCGGFGCTYLVRDQHRPGKPLCVLKQLNPITVSGEAGSPLSAWQELETLSAALLGFQQEAEMLERVGSHPHLPQLLAYFEQDQHHYLVQQFLPGSPLDARPGVRWTAQQAIPFLRQMLAILSHLHQEGIIHRDIKPANILQVGDPEHATYNLVDFGAAVWFGEQPTYSLFIGTEGYAAPEQYEGHPRPNSDLYALGQVTLELLTGQAPSHSGQSSCQVYPLPPALWRLLKKMTEADPNQRYASCEAVLQDLDLIEAEHDPGDEETISKSSAKLGSSPRLHCLTS, encoded by the coding sequence ATGGGCTCAAGCATCTCCGTAGCATCTTTGAATTGGGTGGCAGAGAATTTCAGTTGTGGAGGGTTTGGCTGTACCTATCTGGTGCGGGATCAACATCGTCCTGGCAAGCCCCTGTGTGTCTTGAAGCAACTCAACCCGATAACGGTATCGGGTGAAGCGGGATCCCCTCTTTCCGCGTGGCAAGAACTGGAAACCCTCTCAGCCGCTCTACTGGGCTTTCAACAGGAAGCCGAAATGTTGGAACGGGTGGGATCCCATCCTCACCTGCCGCAGCTACTGGCCTACTTTGAGCAAGACCAACACCACTACTTGGTGCAACAGTTCCTACCGGGATCTCCTTTGGATGCGCGGCCAGGAGTCCGCTGGACGGCTCAGCAGGCGATCCCCTTTTTGCGGCAGATGTTGGCCATCCTCAGCCATCTGCACCAAGAAGGAATCATCCACAGAGATATTAAACCCGCCAATATCCTGCAGGTTGGGGATCCGGAACACGCAACCTACAACCTGGTGGATTTTGGGGCTGCGGTCTGGTTTGGCGAACAACCCACCTATTCCCTGTTTATCGGTACCGAAGGCTACGCCGCACCGGAGCAATACGAGGGCCACCCCCGCCCCAACAGCGATCTGTACGCTCTCGGTCAAGTGACGCTGGAACTGCTAACCGGCCAAGCTCCTTCTCATAGCGGTCAATCCTCGTGTCAGGTGTACCCTTTGCCCCCCGCCCTCTGGCGCCTCCTGAAAAAGATGACCGAAGCGGATCCCAATCAACGCTATGCCTCCTGTGAAGCGGTTCTGCAGGATCTCGATCTCATCGAAGCTGAGCATGACCCTGGGGATGAAGAAACCATCTCCAAATCATCCGCGAAGCTGGGATCCTCACCCCGCCTGCATTGTCTGACCAGTTAG
- a CDS encoding GTP-binding protein, giving the protein MAQQPRDPSGKLWVGMVLSRSTWVWLLAGLGLAALSQYVQWVGGIYGAVAPYSVPLADLAVLGILGGTAAAGLSARNWWQQARQQPTASTQKHKPLRRVKLTPDQVQSDLENADRLIQKLQDDISRRALRAKIQEIDQRLSQQELHLVVFGTSSAGKTSLINALLGQPVGETAPTLGTTQQGSIHTYQLAGFKGSISLTDTPGLLAIGGAGEAEARSLAQKADLLILVVAGDLLASEYAELIELAQLGKPAILALNKTDQMLPEEVETILAHLRRRTADVIPPEQVVAIAADPEPMKVRYCFADGSRQETWEPQSPDTANLIHQMAHLLQQKGSHLRLANALLQTQTLTEAAQKALQEERSQRGRQIVERMQWATAAALAVTPMPALDVVAGVAIQARMIGELHQAFDRRITLKRAQQAAQSLAQILVQLGGMELATQALGSFLKASPLALMGIPLQAVSGAFLTRVAGLSYLEWLQSGDPWQEEEMQQRVKQQLHNHRPLAFLTQLARQARSSS; this is encoded by the coding sequence ATGGCCCAGCAGCCACGGGATCCTTCGGGCAAGCTGTGGGTTGGGATGGTGTTGTCGCGCTCCACTTGGGTGTGGTTGTTGGCAGGGTTGGGTTTAGCAGCCCTCAGCCAGTATGTGCAATGGGTCGGCGGGATCTACGGTGCGGTTGCTCCCTACTCTGTACCCCTGGCCGATCTGGCAGTGCTCGGGATCCTTGGCGGGACGGCAGCAGCGGGGCTCTCGGCACGAAATTGGTGGCAACAGGCTCGCCAGCAACCAACGGCTTCAACCCAAAAGCACAAACCGCTGCGACGGGTCAAACTCACGCCGGATCAGGTGCAATCGGATCTGGAGAATGCGGATCGCCTGATCCAGAAGCTACAGGATGACATCAGCCGCCGCGCTCTGCGGGCCAAGATTCAGGAAATTGATCAGCGTCTCAGCCAGCAGGAGTTGCACTTGGTTGTCTTTGGCACCAGCTCTGCCGGGAAAACCTCCTTGATCAATGCGTTGCTGGGTCAGCCTGTGGGCGAAACCGCCCCCACGTTAGGCACCACCCAACAGGGATCCATTCATACCTATCAACTGGCCGGCTTCAAGGGCTCTATTTCCCTTACCGATACGCCGGGGTTGCTGGCGATTGGAGGGGCGGGGGAAGCTGAGGCTCGGTCGTTGGCCCAGAAGGCGGATCTGCTGATTTTGGTGGTGGCGGGAGATCTGCTGGCTTCGGAATATGCCGAATTAATCGAATTGGCGCAACTGGGTAAACCGGCTATTTTGGCCCTCAACAAGACCGATCAGATGCTGCCGGAGGAAGTGGAGACGATCCTGGCCCACCTGCGCCGACGCACTGCGGACGTGATTCCTCCTGAACAGGTGGTGGCCATTGCTGCCGATCCCGAGCCCATGAAGGTACGCTATTGCTTTGCGGATGGATCCCGGCAGGAAACCTGGGAGCCGCAATCACCTGATACCGCTAACCTGATTCACCAAATGGCCCATCTGCTGCAGCAAAAGGGATCCCATCTGCGCTTGGCCAACGCGCTGCTGCAAACCCAAACCTTAACGGAAGCTGCCCAAAAAGCCTTACAGGAAGAACGTAGCCAACGGGGACGACAAATCGTCGAGCGGATGCAGTGGGCAACAGCGGCGGCGTTAGCAGTGACACCCATGCCAGCGTTGGATGTGGTGGCCGGTGTAGCCATTCAAGCCCGCATGATCGGGGAGCTGCATCAAGCCTTTGATCGACGCATCACCCTGAAGCGGGCCCAACAGGCAGCCCAAAGCTTGGCGCAAATTTTGGTGCAGTTGGGGGGGATGGAGTTGGCCACCCAGGCGCTGGGATCCTTCCTCAAGGCCAGTCCACTCGCCCTGATGGGGATCCCGCTGCAGGCGGTGAGCGGGGCTTTTCTGACACGGGTGGCGGGTCTCAGTTATCTGGAATGGCTGCAGTCTGGGGATCCCTGGCAGGAAGAAGAGATGCAACAACGGGTCAAGCAACAGCTGCACAACCATCGACCCTTGGCTTTTCTCACCCAATTGGCCCGCCAGGCCCGCTCCAGCAGCTAG
- a CDS encoding fasciclin domain-containing protein gives MSVRKFFLLGLVALASLTLVACGSGSSETAISPPQPSPTVSPTPAPQDIVTIASGNPDFSTLVAALQAADLVGALQAEGPFTVFAPTNAAFAALPAGTVESLLLPENQAELVRILTYHVVSGLAPSSALSSGQQVTTLEGSPVTVTIEGGQIRINDSNVVVADIEASNGIIHVIDAVLIPPQ, from the coding sequence ATGTCTGTTCGTAAATTTTTCTTACTGGGTTTGGTGGCCTTGGCCAGCCTGACGCTGGTTGCCTGTGGCTCTGGTTCGAGTGAAACAGCGATTTCTCCGCCTCAGCCCAGCCCGACGGTGTCTCCCACCCCTGCACCTCAAGATATTGTTACCATCGCCTCCGGTAATCCTGACTTCAGCACCTTGGTGGCAGCTTTACAGGCGGCTGACCTGGTGGGTGCCCTACAGGCGGAGGGACCTTTTACCGTGTTTGCGCCCACCAATGCTGCCTTTGCGGCTTTACCTGCGGGTACGGTTGAGTCGCTGCTGTTGCCGGAGAACCAAGCGGAACTGGTGCGCATTCTCACTTACCATGTGGTGTCTGGCTTAGCTCCCTCCAGTGCCCTCAGCTCCGGCCAGCAGGTTACCACTTTAGAGGGATCCCCAGTAACGGTCACGATTGAGGGGGGACAGATCCGCATCAATGATTCCAACGTGGTTGTCGCGGACATCGAAGCCTCCAATGGCATCATCCACGTCATCGATGCCGTGTTGATCCCACCTCAGTAG